Below is a window of Vibrio sp. SS-MA-C1-2 DNA.
TAACCGGTTCTTCAGGCGCAGGAACTACCACCACCAAAGAAGCCTTCCGCAAAATGTTTGCCGCCCTTGATATTAACGCAGCATGGTTAGAAGGCGATAGCTTCCACCGATTTACTCGCCCTGAGATGGATAATGAGATCCGTAAAGCCAAAGCACAGGGGCGCCATATCAGTTATTTTGGTCCTGAAGCCAATGACTTTCGACAATTAGAAACCTTCTTTCAGCAATACGGAGAAGATGGTACAGGAAAGTACCGTAAATATCTCCACACCTTTGATGAAGCGGTTCCTTACCAACTGACTCCTGGTAATTTCACCCCTTGGCAGCAATTACCAGAAGAGACTGATTTAGTTTTTTATGAAGGTCTACACGGTGGGATTGTTCACGATGATATCGATGTCGCTAAAGAGGTCGACTTATTGATCGGCATGGTTCCGATCGTCAATTTAGAGTGGATTCAAAAGAGTGTTCGAGATATTCGAGAACGAGGTCATTCTGCAGAAGCCGTTCAAGACTCGATTATTCGTTCAATGGATGATTACTTAAACTACATTACGCCACAGTTTTCGAGAACTCACATCAACTTCCAACGGGTTCCAACCGTTGATACCTCTAATCCACTTAATGCGACTGCGATTCCAACTCTTGATGAAAGTTTTGTGGTAATCCGCTTTCGAGGAATAAAACAGGTCAATTTTCCTTACCTGTTAGCGATGATTGAAGGCTCTTTTGTCTCAAGTCACGATACCTTAGTGGTACCAGGAGGCAAAATGAGCTTTGCGATGGAGTTAATTATGCGCCCATTAATTGAGAAACTAATCACTCATGGCAGTATTCACTTATAAGTAAATCGTGTACCGTTCTTACTTTAAGTCTATATTAATGCAATTTAAGCGTGCCAAAATGATGAGCGTCAAATCAATATTACTCGCTATTTCAATAGGCTTCACATTTCTGAATGTAACTTAAATGAATCTTCGTGATCCCACGCACATTTTTGACGCATTAATAACCAGTTATGCCGTATTAAAATCAAGAAATAGTTTACAAAAAAGGATAGAATCTTACGGTAAATTATCAGCACACTTGCTATCTACCTTATTAACGATAAATATCACTTTCAGCTCTGAATAGAGGAAATATAAGTGACATTCGAATTATAGCTAGATGACGAAGCAAATCATGTAGAGGAATAAATAGATATGGTTTTAGGCAAACCTCAGACAGACCCTACTTTGGAGTGGTTTTTATCTCACTGTCACATCCATAAGTATCCGTCAAAAAGTACATTGATCCATGCTGGCGAAAAAGCTGAAACACTTTACTTCATTGTAAAAGGTTCAGTTGCAGTTTTGATTAAAGATGAAGAAGGTAAAGAGATGATCCTTTCTTATCTTAATCAAGGGGATTTCATCGGCGAACTTGGCCTCTTCGAAGAAGGCGCAGAACGTACCGCTTGGGTTCGAGCTAAAACGCCTTGTGAAGTCGCTGAAATCTCATTCAAGAAGTTCCGTCAATTAATTCAAGTTAATCCAGATATCTTGATGCGACTCTCGGCGCAGATGGCAAGCCGTCTTCAGACAACCAGCCAAAAAGTCGGTGATCTTGCATTCTTAGATGTAACAGGACGAATTGCACAGACACTATTGAATCTTGCAAAACAACCTGATGCGATGACTCACCCAGATGGCATGCAGATTAAGATCACCCGTCAAGAGATCGGACAGATTGTTGGTTGTTCTCGTGAAACAGTGGGTCGTATCTTAAAGATGCTAGAAGAGCAGAACTTAATTTCAGCTCATGGTAAAACGATTGTTGTTTACGGCACTCGTTAACCGACAAAACAGAAAGAGATGAGATAACGATCTCCTGATTGGATCTTGCTCACTAAATAAAAAACCGCAGCTTAGCCTGCGGTTTTTTATTGCCTATAAATAAGTATCCCCTCTTCAGAAACTGATTAATAATCAAACTATAAAGTATAAAAAAACCTAAAGACCACCTGAATATTCGACTAAGATCACAATATTTTTATTATTATGAAAAAAAATTATTAGATTCAATTATGAAACTTTAAAACCCATAAATGGGATTACTAGCAATATATAAATTCAAAACCAGTAAAATTACCAGTATAAAATATCGAAAACAGACAAAAGAACAATATATAGCAAAATAACAAAATAACTTATCAGACATCATTTTTCATCAATAAGTCCTTGTTTTATATTCATTTATGTTTTTTTATTATTTTTTTTGAACTATTTGACACTTTTATAAACACCAGACAATATAGCTGCAAAGTGATTGTTTTGGTTAGTAAAACACTTTTTGTTTTTTACAAAACAATCGTTATCAGGGAAATGGAACGAATGCTCATTTAGCGATTTAGCTTTTGACATTCCGATAACTAATAAAGGCATGGGAAACTCATGAAAAAGACTCTTTTAGCTCTAGCCGTACCAGCTCTTCTAGCGGCAGGCTCTGTAAACGCTGCAGAAATTTATAACAAAGATGGCGTAACTGTTGATATCTTCGGTGATTTAGACGTTCAATACTACCAAGATAAAGATAAAGATTTAGATGCAGAAATCCGTATTGATGATGCTGATTTCGGTTTCGGTCTTAAGTACCAAGTAAACGACATGCTTGCTGTTGGCGGTAAATTAGGTATCGACGGCGATGCAGATAACGAAGATAACAAATTTGTTCGTGATGAAGCATTCGTAGGCCTACACTTCACTAACTACGGTATTCTTACTTTTGGTGAGCAGTACACAGTACTGGATGATTCTGGCATCGGTGGTGATTACGAGTTCGGTTATGCTGGTTTTGTTGATGACCAAAATATGTATGGTCAGCAAGTTGTAAAATACGTATACGACAACGGTGGCATGTTCTACGGTGCAGTAGCATATAATGCTTATCAAAATGGTACTGGCGGCACTAGCAATAATGAATTAGATGAAGCAGATAAGGGTTTTGACGGCGACTACGATATTGATGGCCGTATCGGTTTCCGTATGGAGAAATTAGATGTAACTCTTTACGGTGGTTACTCTGAGAAGAAAAAACTAGGTGAAATGGATAATGCTGAAATTACAATCTATGACCTTGAAGTTCGTTACCAGTTAATGGATAACATAGGTTTAGCTGCTACAGCGTCGGGTTCAAACACTGATGCTGATGGTTCAATGTCTAAAGATGTATATATGTACGGCTTAACTGGTACTTATACTATGGATAAAGTTGTATTTGCAGCTGGCTATGGTTACCGAGATACTAATTGTGACGATATGGACGCAGAAGATTCAACAGAAAATAATGGCTATATCAATGCCACATATAATTGGACTTCAAACGTTTGGACTTATGCAGAACTTGGCTTTACTGATGCTAAAGATGAAGATACTGGCTATGTTGTTGGTATGGGCGTAAGCTTCTAATAATAAATTATCATATGACATGATATACTGAAGCCACTATATATTAGTGGCTTTTTGCTTTTTAGCCATGATAAAAAATGGAGAACAGGATGTTTAAAAAAATAATTCTACCCCTGCTAATCATGCTGCCTGTTTCCACTATGGCTGCAGAAATCATTCTGCCAAATAGTGTTAACTTAATGGCATTAGATGGCAAAAAACTCAAAGATAAAGATCAGCTTGCTGACTTAGCTGCGGGTAGTCATCAATTAATTATCGAATACTCTCAACCGTTAAAGAGAGGTTCAGCGAAGTCTTCTTATACTTCAGATCCATTAATTTGGAATATTGATGTTAATGAAGGTAGCTACAAGCTTAGCCATAAATACTTTGCTAACTATACCGTTGCAGCAGGCGCATTCTCAGGCAATAAAGTCGGCTGGGCCGTTAGCCATAATGATGGCGAAAAAATGCCCCTTGAGCTTCCTGTACTGCCGAGTAAAGGTGGCTTTATGGCTTACAATGATTTAGAAGAGTTAATTACTAAATATAATCAAAAGCATGGCTTAATGCTTGTTGAGCCTCAAGCAATTGATACTTCAGCAGTGACAACTGCAGCAGTGACGACGACAGCAGCGATCACAGCAACAACGGCTACAGCCAAATCTACGGCAGCGAAAAAAATAGTGCCACCAAATACCGACAAAAATGCACTAAAACAGCTACAAGCTTGGTATTTAAAAGCGACACCAGAGCAACGTAAGGAGTTCCGTCGCTGGCAGATCGATCAAGATTAATCTCTGACTCAAAAATAAAAATCACTCATAAAAAAGAGTTAAAAAATAGGCCGCTGATGGAATACCATTAGCGGCCTATTTGTTAATGACCATTTTTATAAATTTAATTAACTATACAGACTCAGCGTGTTTCACTGACTCCACTTCGATTAATTTAGCGATAGCATCACCCAATTTAGCGACACCATTAATAATCTGTTGCTCATCAATAATTAATGATGGTGTAAAACGTAACACATTCGACCCTGCCACTAAAATTAACACCCCTTGTTCTGCGGCAGCATTCATAATATCAACCGCACGCCCTTGCCATTGCTCATTGAGTACCGCACCTAACAGTAACCCTCGACCACGAATGTTTTCAAACAGTTGATATTGATTGTTTAATTTTTCTAATTCACGCTCAAACCACTGCTGACGAACCATTACACCAGATAGTACCTCAGGCTTGGAGGTTTCATTAATAACCGCTTCAGCAACCGCACAGGCCAATGCATTGCCACCATAGGTTGTGCCATGAGTTCCCGGAGTTAAGTGTTTGGCGATATTCGAGGTTGTCATCATGGCGGCAATGGGGAAACCACCACCTAATGATTTTGCGGTGGTTAAAATATCCGGCGTCACACCACACGCTTGATAGGCATAAAAAGCGCCAGTTCTGCCATTGCCTGTCTGCACCTCATCAAAAATAAGTAGCGCATTATGCTGTTCACACAAGGCTTTAACGCCTGCTAAAAACTGAGGTTCCGCATCGATAATTCCGCCCTCGCCTTGCAATGGCTCCATCATAACGGCACAGGTTTTATCTGAGATATGTTGAGAAAGTGTCTCTAAATCATTATAAGGAAGGTGAGTGATCTCCTGTGGTTTAGGGCCAAAACCTTCGGAATAACTTGGCTGTCCACCCACGGTAACAGTAAAGAAAGTACGACCATGAAACCCTTGTTTAAAGGCAATAATCTCATTCTTCTGCTCACCGAAATTTTCTAGTGCATAACGACGCGCTAATTTAAGTGCCGCTTCATTGGCTTCAGCCCCAGAGTTTGCAAAGAAGACTTTTTCTGCAAAAGAGAGCTCTGTCAGTCGCTTGGCTAAACGTAATGCCGGTTCGTTAGTCATAATATTACTCACATGCCACAGTTTTTGTGACTGCTGCTGCAATGCATTAACCATCACGGGATGACAGTGGCCTAAGCTGCTCACCGCAATACCGCCAGCAAAATCAATATACTCGGTTCCTTGTTGATCCCAAACCAACGAGCCTTTACCTTTGGTCAAAATCATCGCCATTGGGGAATAACATGGCACCATGTATTGATCAAAATCCGCACGCTTAACACTCTGTCCCATCTCTCTCTCCTTGAGTTATGCTTTTATTCTCAAAAGTTACTTCTCTATTGATATTAGTTCATCGTAACTAAACTATTCATTCATAATAACTAAACAAGAGAGAAAATAAACAAAAAATGAGTATCTATGCTTATTTTATGACTTTTTATATAAAAAAGATCTAAAATACTAACGATTAATAAAATTGGCTAACAGTGCTAAACCCTTTTCTGTCTTAATGCTTTCAGGGTGAAATTGCACCCCTTCTAAATCCAAGGTTTTATGACGAATTCCCATAATCTCATCTTGTTCATTGTTTGCGTTATAGCTCCACGCGGTAATCTCAAAACAATCCGGCAAAGATTGCTCTTCAATCACTAAAGAGTGATATCGAGTCACCGTTAATGGATTTGGTAAATCAGAAAATACACCTTGTTGATCATGATGAATCGTTGAGGTTTTGCCATGCATTACCTCTTTAGCTCGAATGATATTAGCACCAAATGTTTGTGCCATTGCTTGGTGTCCTAAACAGACGCCAAGAATCGGTAACTTGCCTGCAAAGGTTTTAATTGCCGCTAAAGAGATCCCAGCTTCATTGGGTGAACAAGGTCCAGGAGAGATGACTAGGTGGGTGGGATTTAGTTCAGCGATACCCGCTAAATCAATTTCATCATTGCGAATCACTTTTACCTCAGCACCTAGCTGACAAAAATATTGGTAAAGGTTATAAGTAAAAGAGTCATAATTGTCGATTATCAATAACATAAAAAATCTCAATACTCTGAATATAAAATTTGAACACTCAGGAAAAAATGGCAATAAAAAAGGCAAGTAAAATTGCTCTTACTCACCTTGATTATATGCTTGTCGTTACCTTTAATAGATACCGCTGCGTATTAAAAATTAACGAGGACGGCCAACAAAACCAACGGCTTTATACGCTTTTTCTAACGTAATAGCGGCATGAGCTGAGGCTTTTTCTGCCCCTGACTTCATCACTTGATCAAGGAAAGCTCGGTCATTACGGAACTGCTTATAACGCTGCTGTAAAGGCTCTAACATCGCAACAACTGCATCAGCGGTGTCGCCTTTTAGATGACCATACATTTTACCTTCGTATTCTGCTTCTAATGACTTGATATCTTTGCCTGTCACGCCAGAAAGAATCCCTAACAGATTTGAAACGCCCGGTTTGTTTGCAATATCAAATTGAACACGAGGTGGCTCTTCTGAATCAGTCACCGCACGTTTAATCTTCTTCACAATCGCTTTTGGATCTTCAAGCAAGCCTATCACGTTATTACGGTTATCATCGGATTTCGACATTTTCTTTAGGGGATCTTGTAGGCTCATTACGCGCGCACCAACACTTGGGATATAAGGTTCTGGCACTTGGAATGTTTCACCATAAAGATTATTGAAGCGATGAGCGATATCACGAGAAAGTTCTAAATGTTGCTTCTGATCATGTCCAACAGGCACTTGCTGCGCTTGATAAAGTAAAATATCCGCCGCCATCAGAACTGGGTAGCTAAATAGACCTGCATTGATATTTTCAGCATGACGCTGAGACTTATCTTTAAACTGAGTCATGCGGTTTAGTTCACCCATTTGAGTATAACAGTTCAATAACCAACTCAACTGAGCATGCTCTGGAACATGAGACTGAATAAACAAGGTGCTCTTTTCTGGATCAACACCAACAGCAAGACAAAGTGCTAATGCATCTAATGTTGCTTCATGAAGCTCTTCGGCTTTTTGGCGTACCGTAATGGCATGTAGATCAACAATACAGTAGTGACAATTGTAATCATCCTGCATCTGTTCCCATTGACGTAATGCGCCCATATAGTTACCAATACTCAATTCACCAGATGGCTGGACGCCACTCAATACAATGGGTTTACTCATGATAAAGTTTCCTTAAAGGTAAATAATTGCCGCCACTAATAAAGTAAACGGCAAGTTTTAAATAGTCTAATTGATAGTACTGTAACTCGATTAACCGAGATTGAGAACATCTAATAGTTGATTAAATTGTTCACAAACAAAGGTTGGCTGACTTTCCGCAATTGGTACACCGTAGTTATAACCATAAGTGACGCCAATTGAACGACATTTTGCATTCTGTGCCGCTAAAATATCATTTTTAGAGTCGCCTACCATCACCGTTTGCTCAGGCTTAAAGTTAAACTCATCCATCAACCAGTTTAGTGCCATTGGACTTGGTTTTTTCTCTGGGAAATCATCGCCACCAACAACATGACAAAAGAAGTCCGCTAACCCTTGTTCTTCTAACACCGCAGCCACAAATTGTGATGGCTTATTGGTCAATAGCGCAATTTTTATCCCTTGAGCTTTCAATGTTGTTAAGGTTTCGATCACTCCAGAGTAAACTGTCGTTGCACTATGGTCACTGGCACCATAATGACCATTAAAAAGATCCCGTGCTCTATTCTGTAATTCAGGATCAATATCTGGATTTGGCGTTACACTTTGGCTCAATGCGCGGGCAATCAATAAGTCCGCACCATTTCCAATCCAAGTTGCCGTCTGTTCAACGGTTACCGATGGATAACCAATATCTTGCATCGCTAAATCAACGGCATTAGCAAGATCAGGGACGCTATCGACCAAAGTACCATCAAGGTCGAAAACGATAAATTCAGGTTTATTCATTATTGGTAATATCCAAGGTTATCTATTTTATAACGCTATTTAGTCGCGTTTTCTAACTCTACACGCATTTCATCAATCACTGCTTTGTAATCAGGTTGATTGAAAATCGCAGAACCTGCTACAAACATATCGGCGCCGGCGGCTGCAATCTCACCGATATTATCGACTTTAACACCACCATCAACTTCAATACGAATATCGTAACCACTTGCATCAACAATCGCACGAACTTCTTGGAGTTTATCAAGCGTAGAAGGGATAAAGGATTGACCACCAAAGCCCGGATTAACCGACATCAGAAGAATGACATCAATCTTATCAAGTACATAATCTAAATAATGTAGAGGCGTTGCAGGATTAAACACCAGCCCAGCTTTACAGCCGTGATCTTTAATCAACTGGATAGAACGATCTAAATGTTCGGTTGCTTCAGGATGGAAAGTGATAATAGAGGCGCCGGCTTTGGCGAAATCTGGGATAATACGATCAACCGGCTTAACCATTAAATGAACATCGATAGGCGCAGTAATACCATAATCACGTAGTGCCTGACACACCATAGGGCCAATTGTTAAGTTAGGGACATAATGGTTATCCATTACATCAAAATGAACAACGTCCGCGCCTGAATCTAATACTTTCTGTACATCGTCACCTAGACGAGCGAAGTCGGCGGAGAGAATTGATGGTGCAATCAAAAAATCTTTCATAATTAAGCCCTAATCAAAACATATTATCGGAGTGAATATTAGAATAATTCTACTCGAAATCGATTGCGCTGTCTTAATGGATTTATTGATTCTGATCAGAAGTTACAAAGAAGAAGATGTTATCTATACGATTTCGGTTTTATCCGCATGGAACAGTGCCAATAACTCATTGACTTTATTACGGCTTCCACCATTACGACTAATCGTACGCTTCACTTTAACCACAG
It encodes the following:
- a CDS encoding phosphoribulokinase, producing the protein MSAKHPIIAVTGSSGAGTTTTKEAFRKMFAALDINAAWLEGDSFHRFTRPEMDNEIRKAKAQGRHISYFGPEANDFRQLETFFQQYGEDGTGKYRKYLHTFDEAVPYQLTPGNFTPWQQLPEETDLVFYEGLHGGIVHDDIDVAKEVDLLIGMVPIVNLEWIQKSVRDIRERGHSAEAVQDSIIRSMDDYLNYITPQFSRTHINFQRVPTVDTSNPLNATAIPTLDESFVVIRFRGIKQVNFPYLLAMIEGSFVSSHDTLVVPGGKMSFAMELIMRPLIEKLITHGSIHL
- the crp gene encoding cAMP-activated global transcriptional regulator CRP, which encodes MVLGKPQTDPTLEWFLSHCHIHKYPSKSTLIHAGEKAETLYFIVKGSVAVLIKDEEGKEMILSYLNQGDFIGELGLFEEGAERTAWVRAKTPCEVAEISFKKFRQLIQVNPDILMRLSAQMASRLQTTSQKVGDLAFLDVTGRIAQTLLNLAKQPDAMTHPDGMQIKITRQEIGQIVGCSRETVGRILKMLEEQNLISAHGKTIVVYGTR
- a CDS encoding porin; amino-acid sequence: MKKTLLALAVPALLAAGSVNAAEIYNKDGVTVDIFGDLDVQYYQDKDKDLDAEIRIDDADFGFGLKYQVNDMLAVGGKLGIDGDADNEDNKFVRDEAFVGLHFTNYGILTFGEQYTVLDDSGIGGDYEFGYAGFVDDQNMYGQQVVKYVYDNGGMFYGAVAYNAYQNGTGGTSNNELDEADKGFDGDYDIDGRIGFRMEKLDVTLYGGYSEKKKLGEMDNAEITIYDLEVRYQLMDNIGLAATASGSNTDADGSMSKDVYMYGLTGTYTMDKVVFAAGYGYRDTNCDDMDAEDSTENNGYINATYNWTSNVWTYAELGFTDAKDEDTGYVVGMGVSF
- a CDS encoding DUF2057 family protein, giving the protein MFKKIILPLLIMLPVSTMAAEIILPNSVNLMALDGKKLKDKDQLADLAAGSHQLIIEYSQPLKRGSAKSSYTSDPLIWNIDVNEGSYKLSHKYFANYTVAAGAFSGNKVGWAVSHNDGEKMPLELPVLPSKGGFMAYNDLEELITKYNQKHGLMLVEPQAIDTSAVTTAAVTTTAAITATTATAKSTAAKKIVPPNTDKNALKQLQAWYLKATPEQRKEFRRWQIDQD
- a CDS encoding aspartate aminotransferase family protein gives rise to the protein MGQSVKRADFDQYMVPCYSPMAMILTKGKGSLVWDQQGTEYIDFAGGIAVSSLGHCHPVMVNALQQQSQKLWHVSNIMTNEPALRLAKRLTELSFAEKVFFANSGAEANEAALKLARRYALENFGEQKNEIIAFKQGFHGRTFFTVTVGGQPSYSEGFGPKPQEITHLPYNDLETLSQHISDKTCAVMMEPLQGEGGIIDAEPQFLAGVKALCEQHNALLIFDEVQTGNGRTGAFYAYQACGVTPDILTTAKSLGGGFPIAAMMTTSNIAKHLTPGTHGTTYGGNALACAVAEAVINETSKPEVLSGVMVRQQWFERELEKLNNQYQLFENIRGRGLLLGAVLNEQWQGRAVDIMNAAAEQGVLILVAGSNVLRFTPSLIIDEQQIINGVAKLGDAIAKLIEVESVKHAESV
- a CDS encoding aminodeoxychorismate/anthranilate synthase component II, translated to MLLIIDNYDSFTYNLYQYFCQLGAEVKVIRNDEIDLAGIAELNPTHLVISPGPCSPNEAGISLAAIKTFAGKLPILGVCLGHQAMAQTFGANIIRAKEVMHGKTSTIHHDQQGVFSDLPNPLTVTRYHSLVIEEQSLPDCFEITAWSYNANNEQDEIMGIRHKTLDLEGVQFHPESIKTEKGLALLANFINR
- the trpS gene encoding tryptophan--tRNA ligase; translated protein: MSKPIVLSGVQPSGELSIGNYMGALRQWEQMQDDYNCHYCIVDLHAITVRQKAEELHEATLDALALCLAVGVDPEKSTLFIQSHVPEHAQLSWLLNCYTQMGELNRMTQFKDKSQRHAENINAGLFSYPVLMAADILLYQAQQVPVGHDQKQHLELSRDIAHRFNNLYGETFQVPEPYIPSVGARVMSLQDPLKKMSKSDDNRNNVIGLLEDPKAIVKKIKRAVTDSEEPPRVQFDIANKPGVSNLLGILSGVTGKDIKSLEAEYEGKMYGHLKGDTADAVVAMLEPLQQRYKQFRNDRAFLDQVMKSGAEKASAHAAITLEKAYKAVGFVGRPR
- a CDS encoding phosphoglycolate phosphatase, translated to MNKPEFIVFDLDGTLVDSVPDLANAVDLAMQDIGYPSVTVEQTATWIGNGADLLIARALSQSVTPNPDIDPELQNRARDLFNGHYGASDHSATTVYSGVIETLTTLKAQGIKIALLTNKPSQFVAAVLEEQGLADFFCHVVGGDDFPEKKPSPMALNWLMDEFNFKPEQTVMVGDSKNDILAAQNAKCRSIGVTYGYNYGVPIAESQPTFVCEQFNQLLDVLNLG
- the rpe gene encoding ribulose-phosphate 3-epimerase gives rise to the protein MKDFLIAPSILSADFARLGDDVQKVLDSGADVVHFDVMDNHYVPNLTIGPMVCQALRDYGITAPIDVHLMVKPVDRIIPDFAKAGASIITFHPEATEHLDRSIQLIKDHGCKAGLVFNPATPLHYLDYVLDKIDVILLMSVNPGFGGQSFIPSTLDKLQEVRAIVDASGYDIRIEVDGGVKVDNIGEIAAAGADMFVAGSAIFNQPDYKAVIDEMRVELENATK